AGGAGAAACGCATATCAGGGTCAGTAATACATGAATTTTGAAGGAATGATATTGGATTACAATAAAACACACCAAAGACATGAAAAATTGATTTCGGAGGAGAATAATTACATACCTTTGTATAGTCATGACTCATGAAGAACCACAAAAGGCGATCTTGAAGCCATGTAGAAAGACTCAAAAAATCACAACACGCAAGAGATGGCTGAAAGTTCCAGAGACCAAGAAAGGTTGAGAATTGTGCAAATAAGATGATGGAGAAATTCAAATAATGGGGAGatgaatgaagaataagagTCTTATATAAGCTTTTAAATTGAGAGGAGTGTAAGTTAAGGAGAATGGTGTACATTAAGAGGAAAGAATGAATGAatgccatgtaggatttttattgaatttagcCAATCATGAGGTGTCACGCAGACGATGATTGGACCTAGAAAAACCcctgaatgtatatattatggataCCATTATAATATGATTTATAATAGGGGTGATCATCGGTCGGTTATGGTCGGATTCAGGCCGAAGAAAGCCAATCCGACCAAAACCGAATACAACATAGTCTGAACCGCAGCTGTCCATTTGCATCTTCGGATTATTCGGATTCGGGTTTTGCGGGTGAGCGGATCTGTCGGGTGGGTTCATCCGGGTGTTGGACTCGCTCACTGAGCCTCTGCAATCTTTCACCGATGACATTTCTTCTCTGATTTGGACCTACATGAGCTTCATCGCCGCTAGTTTCTTCTCCTCCGGCAAGCCCATGACCTTCATTCTAACTTGTCTCCGATCGCCAAAAATCAACTCCGACAACTGAAGTGTGTAAAGGATGAGCTCAATGAGgacaagagaagaaagaagagtgTTGAAGGACATGGAAGATAACTGAAGTGTGATGccaagagaaggagaagagagagCAACACAAGCAAAAACCACCGAAAAACTAATGTGTAGAAGAATATGGAAGAATAGCTCACCTAAAGTTCACGTGAAACTCTAGCTCACCTACCTAATCTAGAATAGCTCTCAGACATTTTCAATGAGTGACATAACTTTTagctttttaaaaataaaatagtactAATGCTTATTACTTTTTGCTTTAatactattaaaaataatacAATTACTGACATCTTCTGTACAATCGTATGCTACAAGCTATTGGTTTTGCACTTTAAACATATAAGATTCAGATTTTTCCATAGAAACTTTGAAATAAACAACACTGTGGTCGGGTTCGGGTAGCTCTGGGTTGATTTATTCACAACCGCACCCGACCGGTATCAACCGGCACAAAACCAATTTTTTAATCCGGAAATCCGAGAATCAGTTTTAATCCGCCCGCGGACCATTTTCTTTGTTCGGGTTAGGCGGTTTCGGGCGGTAATAGTTATTTGCTCACCCCTAATTTACAACGTTGAAAGGAAAATTCAAGAGTCAAAATTAATAAGAAAGATAAATGGTATCTTGAGAAATCAGACGATAAATGGTATCTTGAGAAATCAGACGTAAttaattttaacaaaaaaaaacattactaCTTAGTATGTGTGTCAAAACCATAAAATGAGAGCATTCACACTCTTTTTGATTTTCACATTCACTTTCTATCTATTTCTCACTTCTTTCAACACATATTCTCTATTAAACCTCTTATTTTTTCATCTCTCTTCTCTCCACTGCATTCACTCTTTCAAGAATGTGTGAATGAAGCTTTATCGAAAAATGAATATAAGTTCGAAGGTGCTTGCTACGATACCGCAACACTTAGTTTGGGTATGATACATCAGATGATGTGTATACCAAATAAATAAATCCAGAgtgtaattaaaaaaacattttctctttttattttttatgttaaataaaaattattattattttcattatttaCTTAGTAGTCATCAATCAATGTATCAATTGAGAAtgaccctcctcctcctcagcaCACCTTCAACCCTAAACCCCCAAATCCAgtgagagaaagaaaaggacGGAACTGCCTAGATGCAAACCCCAAATCAGAAAGCAGACTCTCATCTCCCTTCCACTCTGATGCAAATCCAAAGACTGCAATTCCAAAAAAGACCCCCTGTCGTGATTAATTCTCATGGGTTTTACCTGATGAAAAAGGTTGGATCTGAAACACTGATGAAGAAATAGATCCACAAATAGTTCGATCAGAGTGCCTCGTCGAGTTTATCGACAGCCAATGTATCGCACTCGTCCAAGCATGGCGGCGTGTACATAGGAAAAGGATGGCAGTGGCGCGGTGGGCGTCGCACCCGACCTGGGAACGACTTCGTGCCCCAATTAGTGTGGAAAGAGATCGATGGAGATTTTGGTTTTCAGATCCATCTTTTCTTCTTAAACCTTTGACATGGTTGGAGAAAAGGTATGGACTTTATGTTTCAGATCTGTTAGGGAAGAGTTGAATAGAACCCTAAAAGTGGAAATTGAGGTTTTTGAGAGGTAAAGCACTAAAATAGGTGAGAAGGGTGTAGAGAAAAAAGATGAAGGCTTTGTTGTAGTTGTAGAAACTGAACATTCGTTAACATGAAGGACTTATGGATACAaaggaaaaagatgaagaatttgtgctgatgaagaagatgaaggatttCTGGGTTAACATAACACTTAACCAAATTATGATAAAATGTTAGgactataaaataataaatatttaatttttcaattccTCCAATTCTTTAAATTTACCATTCAACCcctcagtttttttttaaaataaaaacataaacataaataaaaaatggacagatataaattatttattggccACATCATTCAGGTATGATACATTATGAATATCGTAGAAACGGTGGTTGTTAGGGTGCAAGTGCACTTTAGGTCTTGCACCACGCAAGAGCCAATTTGACTTGTTATAACAAGTAAAAGTTACatgttgaaaaataaataaaaaagtaaatgtTATAAAAATAAGGTGAAAATAACCTCACTACCCTCACCTCTCCTCCCTTTAGATCTCCTCCACCGGAATACTCAGCACCGCCGCCGAAACCCACACCTCCATCGAAACCCAGATGCATACTCATCGCCCAAACCACCATAGAAACCCAGGTACTGATCAAAACCCCATCGTCTAAAGCTCCATACAACGACCACTTGTCATCTCCAACACCTTTGTAGTTAAatatcagagtcagaggataaCAGTAGCGTATACTAGCAGATACAACCCATATCATCTTCACCGACGCTGAGACATCGCCCGAACTGTAGATCTAAGCAATTCCGCCGCGGATCTGAAGTTTGAAGTAGAACTCGATGAAGCTGTAGCCGCCATAGATCACTACCTGGGTTACGACGgaaaaaaagggggagattgaaGGAAGCTTTAGTCATGGTGGCTCCGTACTGGAGGCTGGAGCGTGGTGGCTCTGGGAATGGTGtttttcatcgtctgaggttGCAATTGGAACTTGTTTCATGTTCaatgttttttctttgtttttattgGTCTGGCTTTCACTCTTGGAACTTGATTGGATTGTAATTTGTAAGGTTTGGCTTATGTATTCATCACCACTAGTTTTTTAATTCATGGTAATTTGCTTTTTAATTTATGCGTTCATCACCATTGGCTTCTGCCTCATCTTCGAATTGAagattgaatttttatttttaatttatgtttgttgttttttatTGCTCTGGATGGGTaaagtttgaactttgaagtttttgtgatgctgggcAATAAGGTTGGGAGAAGTTTTTGGGACGCTGGGCAATCAGAGCAATGAGGTGCGGAGGCGCATGAGCCTTCGCTCCGGCTACGGCAAGAACGAGAAGACGACCCACTTTGTTGTAACCAAGTGCAGGGGCTTTTGAGTCATTTACTTATTAAATATCAAATATATTACAAATCTGAATTACCAGAAAACCCGGTTTCTCATTTCCCTCAGTGACGCGTGTTATGATTCTATTGGGCTTTACATGTCTGGCAGCGGTGCAATACCTATTACGTATTGCACCTTATACTCCACCCGTAGAAACCACCAAGTTCGAAAATTAGTCACACACTACAACTATTTTATGGCAATGTCAAAAAATGAGGCACCAGAGACATATAAGACGAAATGTGCAGTGAATATTAATTGAGAAGACATTCTTTTCAGTGCATGTCATTGAGCAACTCACAACTCTTCCTATAAAATTGTCAACTCTTCCACCACAATATATTCCATATTTAGTAAGAGTTTTTTATGTAAACTTGATATGCACCATTATGTTCCAGTCCCTATGAAATTGCTTACCTCAATTTCACACACGCGTCTCGATTTAACCTTATACAATGGCTGATAAGATTAATTGACCTGCACCTCCTCCCACAATCCTCACAATGAGCcaaacaatttcataattatAAGCAtgagatatatattaatttaaggAAATGAATTAAATGACCATTATCATTTACTTAATTGATCTTCTATATTCTATCACTTAACTTGTGCCATGATCACTATAAATATGTGTGGAGAAAATGCTATCTTTGTACACAATTATGCAACAAGTCTCAACCTCAGTAGCAAAGATGAATACCAAGCCCTTTTTCTTCTTGTGCTTCCTCTGCGCATTGCTTCTGATCTCTACTGTTCTTGCAACAGAGACATCCAAAGATGAAAAAGAAGGTATATTTTCTTAAATAGCTATATCTATTCTTTTTTATACACCACACAAAGAAACTATTAATATCCCACCAATATGCGagttaatttcttttcttttctttttatattccATATTCAGTAACCCTAATAAAAATCCAGAAAGTTACATTATTCACCGCACTGAGTCACTATAGTTATACGATGGTTAATTATTCAGTAGTTACCAATCATGTACAATTGCTGTCATATTTTATGTTGGTcatgtattaattaatttgcTACCTATAAAATATGAATTCATTTGCTTTTTATACAAGTCAGCTACTTAGGTGCTCATAAAAAAGGTCAACTACTTTTTTTTtcgaacaaaaaaaattattattaagtGAACTACAAAAAGTCTTTGAGTGACTTATTTTTTGTTCATTTGCAGCGATAGCAATGTGTACAACTCTATCAATGTATTTTTATAGAAGCCAAAAGAACAAGCCTAGCTAACTACACAAAAGACAACTCTATTACTCTAAGATTACAGTCTCCTGAAATTTTAAGAATAATCCCAAGCATGCAACAAATTGTCTAGGGTTGCACTTTGTGGAATAtagaaaaatatatcaaatttaAACAATTCAGTTTGGAAAATACTAAAAGTTAGAATAACAAACACAAGACTAATCTCCATCAAGAATGTGTTGGTATCAGTGGAATTGGCCAGCTAGGATCTCTTAAGCATGTGAGTTCCATTCCTGGATCCATATGTATGAAAACAAATACAGTTGGAAGAGATTTCCGCTTTGGTGCCCGacattatcctaaaaattagTCTTTCTCTTATCGGATGCGAGGATACTCTGGgacactgaaaaaaaaaaacaataaaagataGTTATATCACTCACTACATGCATGACTTTGTTAAACAACACAATTAGTTTTGTCATATAAGAATTTCTTACcttcttccaaagttccttggTAATATATAGCATTTATGAGTcattttatcaaaaaaataattttgtgtAATATTGTACCATTTCTTTGTGTGTTGGGACAACATGTGGTGTAATTTATATGCAAACAAATAGTTGgtgaattttctttcttttgaaaaaaagaTGATAGTATATTTTTCCTCTATGTGCAGCTGGTACTACAGCAGAGCAATCGAAGGCAGACGTTGGATTACAAGGTTGGGGATACGGTGGACCTGGTTATGGATATGGTGGTTGGGGACGTGGAGGCTGGGGATATGGTGGTGGACCTGGCTATGGATACGGCGGTTGGGGACGTGGTTGGGGAGGGCGTGGAGGCTGGGGATACGGTGGACCTGGTTGGGGCGGTTATGGAGGAGGCTGGGGACGCGGCGGAGGCTGGCGTGGAAGAGGCTAGTGAAATCAAACCATATGATATACAAGACACATGTAAAACGACCTAGTAACTAATATTTAAGAAATATGAAATAAAGCATGGATTATATATTCCATGTCAAGATTGTATCACGCATGCACAACACATATATATCTTTTTACTGTACTATGTATTAGTTACATGAATAAAAATTACTAAAGCTTTCAAATCATCCGGTTATTTATGATTTGATTGCATTAATAACTTTTATCTATCAAGTTTTTTTTGAAGAAAGCAAAgagtaatattaataatataaaagatTTAATATGTATAAGAGGTGCTTCAACCCATATACACAAACGTTTCATGTAATAAAGCATTTTTTCCATCGCCGGGGAATTTTCTAAGAGAGCATGTGGCACCCATCAATACCCAACAGCAACAATACTAGAGATGCTAATCCCTAACTGATAGAAACTTATAAAAGCCCCACAAAAGCTATCCCATTAAACCTTACTCCCCAATTCCAAATAAGCACTCCTCCTCTTAGAAGGGTAAGGGTCTAGAATGTTCCTCAATTTTCCAGGGTTTGGTTTCATTTTGATTTGAACAAAATTTTTAGTGATTTTTTgtgtaattttgaattttattttaattattaattacacgcatggaattaaaattataattaaaaattacacgTGGCATGTCATATAGGCGTTGACCTGCCACTAGGAAATCTCGCAGGAGCTCGGCCATCCGGCAAGGACTAATACCAAAACGCTTGACATGTTAGGGAAATATCACTTAATATTTTTTGTGGAGGGACTAAATTCAAAACTCACTACAAAGACATGAACTAATTTGGCTATTAACCCAGTAAATTATACTGATTGCATTCATGTATTTAGAGAGTGTAATCAACTTGCTGATTTCTTAGTTAAGATAAAGGATATTCTAATGAATAAGCTCAATGATGTATCTTTCCTTGAGATTTTATCTCAAATTatgaaattaacatttttttGCCTTGCAAAAACCTTAATAACACCCTACCCTTCTGAAGTGGGTAATATAATATAGGGCTTATAATTAAGCATGTTTATGAGTAGCCATTTAGTATTTGTTATATAACATTATTGTTTAGCAAGAGAGTCTTAGAAAATTATTTTGCTCTCTAAGAATACGATACGAGCCCAAACTATTTAACTCTTCACACCAGAAATAGATCAAATTTAGCGCATGAAGCAGCTTCCAAAGACggttttttttattagtgaccTATCTCATCGTGCGTGTTGCGTGTAAAATACACACACAAAAGAGCAAGTGTACTCTATCGTTCAAATAATATAGGATATGGAAGACTAAATTATCATGCTCTGGGACTAAGAAAACAAATATATTGGGTGAACTCATAGTTTAGGCAAATAAGAGCTGAATTGGTTGTTGTGGTCATGCAAATAATAAAGCAAATAACAAAGAAGATTGAGAATCAAATTGAGAAAGTTTTGAGATTTCAAAGTATTTAGGTAATTTCCCCCAGAATTATATGCGTTGTCTAAGAATCCTAACATGTGTCAACTCTACTTATCAAGTGTGAATAACACTATCTAGCCACAATCGTCATGCAAGCGTGATTGCTTGAATAAGAGTTAAAAATGAAAAGCTAACTAAAAGATATTTTACTATCTAATCATAGGCTAGTTGAAAGCATGTGAAAACTAATTCTAAAATCTCCAATGAGCGTGACACAACGACTAAGTTGTAACACTTAGTACCTTTATTCAGAGCCCCTTATCCAAGGTATTGTCTCGACGAGCGTAGCATAATGATACTTAGTACCTTCATCAAAATTCCCTAGTCTGAGGCACTGCCTCCGTTGAGCGCAACAGTAGGAAACCCATATCTAAGGCACCCCTCCAATATGTGAGGAAGAATAATGGACTCACATCGGGTTACCCATACCAAGCCCGGACGTAAGAGGGTCTTTTTTCATAGGAGTAAGTCATAAAACTAAAGACCTCAAGTAAGTCTTATATCCGAGGCTAGGCATCTAATACAAGTGGAAGGACTATTCAACGGACTAATTCAGTTACAAAACATTTAAATGTCTCTTATCAAAGGAACCTCCTCTATACGGTGCCATTCAAGGACTCATATCCGAGGCAACCCCCTCCGACATGAAAACACTCAAATTCCTAAACCAAGGTACTCTCTTCGATACTATGGCCCTCATGTCCTTTGTTCGAGGTACTCCCTACAATACAACAACACCTAAAACTAAGTCACAAACTTAGTTCCTTCAAAAGGATGAAGATGCCTGAATTCAACATGAACAAAGGCGGAAGACACCTACAATCGATGTAAAGAAGGCCTCTAAAGTAATAGAAAAGAAAGGTGGAAGACACTTGAACTCCAAATTACAGTATGAACAAGTAAAAAAGGTGGAAGACACCCTATATGTGAGTCATCATAAAAATCTAGTTCCAAAACTCGTCGAGATGCAAAGACCATGTACCTTGAGGACTTGTTAGACAATTCTAGAGTACCAAAATGACTTTTGAAAGACAATCTTTGAACTTCACAAGATTCATCGAGAAACAACGATAATCTTTGAGCTCTGCAAGGCCTTGTCGAGGTGGAATGAAAATTTTCGAACCATTAGGTCTAATAAGAAAATATATTCGATGTTGCATGGTGGTGGTCCTGACAGTTACGACGGAGCTTCAAGTTCCATgaagtataaggggtacttGCAGAAGACACTCAGATGCTCAAGTAAGTGTTTGTGTGGCGGAGGTTAAAAGAAACTCATATAGAACTTTAAGAGACAATCCTTAGAATGAATAACATGTTTTGTTAATAAACAATACAACTTATATTTATAGGGCTAGAGTCCTTGGCGGTTATCTTTGCAATTGTTAGAATAAACCCTTTTAGCAGGGCGTCCGTGTGGACAGGTATCCCTATACCGCTTTTCCTTGACTTGATGATCTTGGTCCTCTTATAGCCGAGCAGACACTATCAGGCAAGGTGGTCCTTCTCGAGCCGTTCTGCCCAGTCTGGTAACGGATGCTTGGATATGTGCCTTTGGTTGACCAAGACACCCTTAGATCGGGCGGTTGAGAAGTAGTCTGAAACAAGGCCAATTCGTCCTTGAGCTCACTTATGTTAGTTAGACTTCACAAAAATGATGTGACACGTTAAGTGACATCTGAAGTCCCAACTGCCATCCTATGTGGCTTTAGTTCCTCCCCCTCAATGTTTCGTCCTTCAATTTGGCCCCTACGTCTACTTTCACTCTCTCCCCCACAATTCCTGCCCACCTCCCCACCCACTTACCTCCCCCTTGCTTGGTCATGGCACAAGCTAGAGCTTGATCTCAAAGGGCTCGAGTGACATCATAAGAAAACCCTAGAAAAGCCATAGAAGAATTTTTTTCTAAGCATGTGTATAATGTGAGCTCAAAACGGCCATGAGACTAGTTTTTTGGCTGACCCATCGAACCAACAGGTCCAAGATAGGTTTGATAACATGGAGAAGTGCCCTATTTATCCTCATTTGCTTTCTTCTCTTTAAGACATCCAAATAAGAGAAGCAATGCCCACCCGCTCCAACATTATTTTGTATATCAAAATAATTGTCATGACCCTTTGTGACAGCACCTGAACTGCAAGGCTAACCTTGTCTCAAAAGTGGCAATCCAAATTGCAGTGACATCCAAATCAAGTGATAGGAAAGTAGGAATATTTGTCACTCATCATTTCTCTTCTAAGTCGAATTTTCTTGATTGTTCATGGAGACCATGTCTAAAGGAAAGCTGCAtctcaaaactctccaaacaATGCACAAAATAAGTTGCACAGAACAGAAGTGCAATTAGTATACCAAATATGGCGACAAAAGACATTTTGGCAAAGTGACAAAGTTTGATACTGCAAACAGACACAGCTTGCAACCAGAATTTGtggaaaaaaaaagtggaaGCAAAACAGACAGAGCTTTATTGTAGCTGCTACTTCAATTTGTTTTGATAAAATCTACCAATCCTAAACTACTTATAATCCTCGGCATCAGATGCAGAGAAAGGATGGCTCACTAAGAACAATTCAGCATCGCTTCTCAAAGGTTTTGCATCAGAATCAGGATCACCATCGTTATTTCCTCTCCTGCTAAGAAACTGCACACTTCTTCCAACATCTACCCAAGTTAGTCCAACATCTACCCAATTTTTTGCCTTTAATCAATTCCCTTATGTTAATAGGTGTGAAGAAACTCGCATTGTTTTTCCAATCTGTATAAACTTACAGATTGAAGATTTAAGCTTGAATTATGAAGGCTTTAAGTGGGCATGAAATTTTGACATTGtcactagaaaaaaaaaattatgcataTTATATGGCTTTTCTACTGTGGATCAAGAAAAACATCATTCACAAGGTAAAAAAGCTTCTTTATTAGTTTTAGCAAAAAAGAGCATATCATAAATAACATGTCCTAAATGTAATTTGTAAACTGTTTATATTATATGGTTCACTGTGGACCAAGTTTTAACATGTTCACTATTAAACTGTTTATATTATATGGAAAATCTTTTAAGAATCTTTCAACAACGTTCAAGTAAGAGTACACAACTATTGTCTCTCTTTCTTTTGAAACCTACAAACGGCCGGAACTTAAACTTCTTGTTCTCATTGTCATTTACTGCTATACTTATTTAGTTACACAGGTAGTTTCATCATTAGAAAGAATTCACAGAAAACACTTGTTGAAGATGCTTTTATGACTTCTGGCTCTGCCTGTGAGAAAAACTCATGCTGTGGCACAATTCAAAATAATAAAGATGAGGAGAAACTCACTCGTCATAATTTGAACTCTTCGCTCAAAAGACTAAACTCATTTAGAATTAAAAAAGGTGAATTGGTGTATATGTTTCACCCTACAATTTAGTCCCTACCTCCATTTTACGCTCCCCCCACCATACTCTCACCCATTCCCACCCACCCTTCCCCCAACCCCCTACCTCCCGTCCCCACCCTGAACCCTCACCTATGACAGATGATACATCATTAAACTCATTAGTGAGGGAAGGGATTCTAAGTCAATGAAGAAATAACATGGATCTATGAAACAAGAAATTAAAAGTATTTCAGTAGATAGCTTAAAAACAATGCAAGATAGGAATGTTCATATAATAAAGAGCATGTAGCTTTTGGGGATAAAATCAACTTAAGGGACCAATGCACAGAGTCCAACACCGAGCTATGTCCAATAGTGTCATGGTGAGTAAGAAATTGGTAGAAGGTGCTTCCTGGGAAAGAGGAGGGGAGTATTGATGAGGAGGCTTATGGGGATCATGATGCCTTAAATTAACCAAGTTCAGAATGTTTGGAAGAGATACTTCCCCTGACAGTGTCGAGGAGTAATAGGCGAAAAGGAATTTTCAATTTTGGAAAGCAGTCATTTATCTGTCAGGCATTTTATCAAGCACATTACAGGGAAGGGTGGGGAGGTGAGTCGTGTGGGTGAGGGTTCAGGGTGGGGACGGGAGGTAGGGGGTTGGGAATGGGTGAGAGTATGGTGGGGGGAGCGTAAAATGGAGGTAGGGACTAAATTGTAGGGTGAAACATATACACCAATCCACGTTCTGGGTTTTAAAACCTAGAACCTTTTATTGCAGAAACTGCCCAGTAGAGTAACAGAATGCAGAACACACATCAAATTTAACAAGTCTCAAATCTCAAATACAACAGACAAATCAAATTTAACAAGTCTCAAGTCTCAAatctcaaacacaacacacatcAAGTTTAACAAGTCTCAAATCTCAAACATAACTCACAAAAATACAAGCAGTCTCAAGAAAAAATACGAAAAATACAAACCAAAAATAATCCTCAAACCATATTCTGAAGTAAAACAAAGTAGCTAATAAACTCTCGACCTTGACACTGGTCCTCCCATGTTGTCCAAAGCTTCCAACTTCCAAGTCATTCTTAGTCAAACATATATGATATCTCACTTTCCAAGTAAAATGAGAAGCACTGCAAGATATGCAGAAGAAAATAGTCAAATCTCACTAAATTTATCACCAACAAGGAAGTTTAGATAATGAGAATTTTTCAAATGCCTAATCCACGCTACTATATTGTGCTGCGTAAATTTCAGACTAATAGTTCACTAAAATTCAATCCATATATAATTTGTGTATACAAATCATAccatttaattagtattatttaAATATACAAATAAATCTACTCTAGCAAAACTAAGGCGAAAATTGAGAATAGTAGCATCATACGTTTTATTGTTAGTTAAAAAAGCATCATAAAAAACAACTATTCtcttaaaagaataaaaaaaactaggttttttatttttaaagattGTTTTTCTTGCTTTGACAAACTTTGAAATGGATAAATTACATGTATAATTAGCCAAATCTAGTACAAAATTTAAAGTAGTATTACTCAAAACTTTTTTCTATGAAACATAACATCTAAAATTGCACACCTTGTTACTTAAGCAATAGATAACATAACTTTAGGACTACCTTCAAGACATGCAATACACAAGTAAATCAATAGTGGATAATATGTTTTGCAATTTCATAAAAGAGGAAGGTGCATGAAGAGAGAGAGGTAAAATTACAATAGGTTGTTTCCATCGAAAGTAAATCAAATTCCAGCCTTCCATCGAATAAAAAAAactaggttttttatttttaaagattGTTTTTCTTGCTTTGACAAACTTTGAAATGGATAAATTACATGTATAATTAGCCAAATCTAGTACAAAATTTACAGTAGTATTACTCAAACCTTTTTT
This portion of the Lotus japonicus ecotype B-129 chromosome 3, LjGifu_v1.2 genome encodes:
- the LOC130749691 gene encoding uncharacterized protein LOC130749691 isoform X2, coding for MSSVKDCRGSVSESNTRMNPPDRSAHPQNPNPNNPKMQMDSCGSDYVVFGFGRIGFLRPESDHNRPMITPIINHIIMPSLACCDFLSLSTWLQDRLLWFFMSHDYTKDYGVIRPIDTENNNFMNMDQGYFFIIDPVSVHSTIDFVVFFSRYYLLKSFQFF
- the LOC130749691 gene encoding uncharacterized protein LOC130749691 isoform X1 encodes the protein MSSVKDCRGSVSESNTRMNPPDRSAHPQNPNPNNPKMQMDSCGSDYVVFGFGRIGFLRPESDHNRPMITPIINHIIMPSLACCDFLSLSTWLQDRLLWFFMSHDYTKVLPSQIVPIFLKFWNISRSTSYWCDRRHPLQHAFVKTYRCTYRIWLAKILQENGN